From the Deinococcus hopiensis KR-140 genome, one window contains:
- a CDS encoding DoxX family protein: MRHTSKIEERSLARVPASLPLSPERANLANILDLHEARLLGWWARHGITLLRLSLGLIFFWFGVQKFFPGLSSAEGLATRTISVLTFGHVPPQVSLPLLASWECLIGLGLLTGRFLRLTLLLLFAQMAGTFLPLVFFPHETFKSVPLVPNLEGQYIIKNLVLIAGALVVGATSRGGALIADPKAARSAEKMQALHARFRRRFHREP, from the coding sequence ATGAGACATACCTCAAAAATTGAGGAACGGTCGTTGGCGCGTGTTCCCGCTTCACTCCCGCTATCCCCTGAACGAGCCAATCTGGCCAACATCCTTGACCTTCACGAAGCTCGTCTCCTGGGTTGGTGGGCCAGGCATGGTATTACGCTGCTGCGGCTCTCGCTTGGCCTGATTTTCTTCTGGTTTGGCGTGCAAAAGTTCTTCCCAGGCCTAAGTAGCGCCGAAGGACTGGCGACCCGGACCATTTCTGTCCTGACCTTCGGTCACGTGCCGCCCCAGGTGAGTCTCCCTCTGCTGGCCTCCTGGGAGTGCCTTATTGGCCTGGGACTCCTCACCGGCCGGTTCCTCCGGTTGACTCTGCTCCTCCTGTTCGCACAGATGGCCGGAACGTTCTTGCCGCTGGTCTTCTTCCCCCACGAGACTTTCAAGAGCGTTCCTCTGGTCCCGAATCTGGAGGGTCAGTACATCATCAAGAATCTGGTGCTGATTGCAGGAGCGTTGGTGGTGGGTGCGACGTCCCGTGGTGGAGCGCTCATCGCCGATCCCAAGGCTGCCCGGTCAGCAGAAAAGATGCAGGCTTTGCATGCACGCTTTCGCCGCCGTTTTCACCGCGAGCCTTAA
- a CDS encoding HU family DNA-binding protein has translation MTKKSPKNAVAAAPNASTGGKIGKAQLVETVAEMTGLSKKQSDAAVEPMLESVIGGLRAGQNVTLLGLGTLSVKATAARTGVKPGTSEKIQIPAGKKVSYKVASTLKGSVNG, from the coding sequence ATGACGAAAAAGAGCCCGAAAAACGCCGTTGCAGCCGCTCCTAACGCCAGCACGGGGGGCAAGATCGGTAAAGCCCAACTCGTGGAGACGGTGGCCGAAATGACCGGCCTGAGCAAGAAGCAGAGCGACGCGGCCGTGGAACCCATGCTGGAAAGCGTGATTGGCGGGCTGCGCGCTGGTCAGAACGTGACACTGCTCGGCCTGGGGACCCTGAGCGTCAAGGCCACCGCAGCGCGCACGGGCGTCAAGCCGGGCACCAGCGAGAAGATCCAGATCCCCGCCGGCAAGAAAGTCAGTTACAAGGTCGCCAGCACCCTGAAGGGAAGCGTCAACGGCTGA
- a CDS encoding type II and III secretion system protein, with the protein MGGTPTSGAAHVLAQPRVTTIDGLEARINSTQTTPVITGQTGGGTSVQTITTGITLRLTLTKVAPDGTVETSPTISVSVPTGTTSQGVPNFSTREAITTVRVGNGEPIAIDELLETRKVEGSQKVLFLGDILILGKLFTTTRSDIHNTDLVIVVTPRLVITPNQH; encoded by the coding sequence TTGGGGGGCACTCCAACCAGTGGAGCGGCCCATGTGCTGGCGCAACCGCGCGTAACCACCATTGACGGTCTGGAAGCGAGAATCAACAGCACGCAGACCACGCCAGTTATCACTGGACAAACGGGTGGTGGGACCAGCGTGCAGACCATCACGACCGGGATCACCTTGAGGCTGACCCTTACTAAGGTGGCCCCAGATGGAACAGTGGAAACCAGCCCCACGATCAGCGTGAGTGTGCCGACGGGCACGACCAGTCAGGGTGTCCCCAACTTCAGTACGCGGGAGGCCATCACAACGGTGCGGGTGGGCAACGGGGAACCAATTGCCATTGATGAACTTCTGGAAACCCGAAAAGTTGAAGGGTCTCAAAAGGTGCTGTTTCTTGGTGACATCCTGATTTTAGGGAAGCTGTTTACCACCACACGCAGTGATATCCACAACACAGATCTGGTGATCGTCGTCACACCACGTCTGGTAATCACCCCAAACCAGCACTGA
- a CDS encoding transposase: MKTQQFSEDQIITLLQDAKKGEKSVEELCRDLGCSTASYYAWKKKYGDTTADEAKRLRQLEKENARLLRIVGQQRLEMDAMKEVIQKKR; the protein is encoded by the coding sequence ATGAAAACTCAACAGTTCAGCGAAGATCAGATCATCACACTGCTTCAGGACGCCAAAAAGGGCGAAAAGTCGGTCGAAGAGCTGTGCCGCGACCTGGGGTGCAGCACCGCGTCCTATTACGCCTGGAAGAAGAAGTACGGCGACACCACGGCTGACGAAGCCAAACGGCTTCGTCAGCTCGAGAAGGAAAACGCCCGTCTCCTGCGGATTGTGGGGCAGCAGCGCTTGGAGATGGATGCGATGAAGGAGGTGATTCAGAAAAAGCGGTAA
- a CDS encoding IS3 family transposase: protein MVQELVTARVKPERACFLVGLPKSTWHYQPKRRQDSELRQRLRELALLHPRRGYRFIHALLVQDGHHLNRKKIRRLWREEALSVKTKPSRKIRTGASVPLQAEFHDHVWTYDFIFDQTLGGQALKILSLTDEFTRQSLALRVAESFTSADVKDVLHKVIRQRGAPGFIRSDNGPEFIARDLGIWLAVQDIGTRFIQPGKPWQNGYAESFHSRLREECLKREVFYSAKHAQVLLESYRTFYNARRPHSSLGYRTPDQFAQQARDQDDVLLCGQGTAEQHVIPAPG from the coding sequence ATGGTGCAGGAACTCGTCACGGCACGCGTCAAGCCCGAACGGGCTTGCTTCCTGGTGGGCCTGCCCAAATCGACCTGGCATTACCAACCGAAACGTCGCCAGGACAGCGAACTTCGACAGCGTCTTCGTGAACTGGCCCTCCTGCATCCACGGCGGGGCTACCGGTTCATTCACGCCCTGCTCGTCCAGGACGGCCACCACCTCAACAGGAAGAAGATCCGGCGACTCTGGCGGGAGGAAGCCCTGAGTGTCAAAACGAAGCCCAGCAGAAAAATCCGCACCGGAGCATCTGTCCCCTTGCAGGCCGAGTTCCATGACCACGTCTGGACGTACGACTTCATCTTCGACCAGACCCTGGGAGGACAAGCGCTGAAGATCCTGAGTCTCACGGACGAATTCACCCGGCAATCTCTGGCTCTGCGGGTGGCAGAGTCCTTCACGTCCGCAGACGTGAAGGACGTCCTACACAAGGTGATCCGGCAACGTGGTGCTCCAGGGTTTATCCGCAGCGACAACGGCCCGGAGTTCATTGCCCGTGATCTGGGGATTTGGCTGGCCGTTCAGGACATCGGCACCCGGTTCATTCAACCGGGAAAACCTTGGCAGAACGGGTATGCCGAGAGCTTTCACTCTCGGCTTCGAGAGGAGTGTCTAAAGAGGGAAGTATTTTACTCAGCTAAGCACGCCCAGGTGCTGCTGGAGAGCTACCGTACGTTCTACAACGCCAGGAGGCCACATTCGTCGCTGGGCTACCGCACACCCGACCAGTTTGCCCAGCAGGCCAGGGACCAGGATGACGTGCTGCTCTGTGGACAGGGCACCGCAGAGCAGCACGTCATCCCGGCCCCTGGGTAA
- a CDS encoding ATP-binding protein, whose protein sequence is MSETNAPPTTPLESALLQRAALLMASLSDVTEQLATTHTQADILEIVLRPAVQTLGSQVGTVLLVQGEGLNVVTQHGQEEITQSIWQDGPLSNRTPATAVLETHEPLFFEHGGGLTTAYPEFELGTGGKATVSSAVLPMFLDGHPLGVLVLDFKESHKFTDVEVYFLRTLVAHCAVALGRAKFNDTLERRIHERTRQIEEEAHAQEVFAAFTESVGNESDVLALCDKAFEVMNTRFNEYSSAYYEVQDGLWKALAWTTEMTAEQISMIRAGLPLDVPSFAQALQTKQPVFIDGWDSQRDQIENTDVFGPVCIYPLVVMDEVHGLFTVGLRVGVQWQDRDRALMRALGRSLTLALERTEAARHLEAQNSELNARNQTLAAFEEWTHDLTGDLDPYELIGRAQALLHTLISLNAALYYEREGERWVVRRMLGEYGSEGLRRAHEAGLPHATTGNLRIPFETGETYYQHVYDAETDQLSGDMTHVTATAMVPLKTSRGVRGILGLGLFSRTGWAQADRNIIETVRRSLDLALDRTEKAAELLRERTLLTERTAALTAANEELEAFAYSVSHDLRTPVRHILGFNDLLRKTLGDTADVKATRYLTVVDDAARRMNILIDAMLDLSRMARVPLRFGPVDLGALLEAVRVELEPEMQDRTVLWVMSPLPLVAGDYDTLRQVVTNLLSNALKYTLPRDEAKVEVWTEEDPEEWRVLVRDNGVGFDPRYGDKLFGVFQRLHRVDEFEGTGVGLANVRRIVQRHGGRVWAQGTPGEGATFGFSLPKVP, encoded by the coding sequence ATGTCAGAGACGAACGCGCCACCCACCACACCGCTGGAATCCGCTTTGCTGCAACGTGCTGCCCTGTTGATGGCCTCCTTGTCGGACGTCACCGAGCAGCTGGCCACGACCCACACGCAAGCGGACATTCTGGAGATCGTTTTGCGTCCCGCCGTACAAACCCTGGGCAGTCAGGTGGGCACTGTTTTACTCGTACAGGGTGAGGGCCTGAACGTCGTTACCCAACACGGCCAGGAAGAGATTACGCAGAGCATCTGGCAAGACGGTCCCCTCTCAAATCGGACGCCTGCCACGGCCGTGCTAGAGACCCATGAACCTCTCTTCTTCGAGCACGGCGGGGGCCTTACCACCGCCTATCCCGAATTCGAGCTGGGCACAGGTGGGAAGGCAACAGTGTCGAGCGCTGTGCTCCCGATGTTTTTGGATGGTCATCCGCTCGGTGTCCTCGTCCTCGACTTCAAGGAGAGTCACAAGTTCACAGACGTAGAGGTCTACTTTCTGCGAACGCTTGTGGCTCACTGTGCCGTCGCCCTGGGACGGGCGAAGTTCAACGACACGTTGGAGCGCCGCATTCACGAGCGCACCCGGCAGATCGAAGAGGAAGCCCACGCCCAGGAAGTATTCGCGGCGTTCACTGAGAGCGTGGGCAACGAGAGCGACGTCCTCGCGCTGTGTGACAAGGCCTTCGAGGTGATGAATACGCGCTTCAACGAGTACAGCAGTGCGTACTATGAGGTGCAGGACGGTCTGTGGAAGGCCCTGGCCTGGACCACGGAAATGACGGCCGAGCAGATCAGTATGATCCGTGCCGGGTTGCCGTTGGACGTGCCCTCGTTCGCGCAAGCACTACAAACGAAGCAACCCGTATTCATCGATGGCTGGGACTCCCAACGCGACCAGATTGAGAACACCGACGTGTTTGGCCCGGTGTGTATTTATCCCTTGGTCGTGATGGATGAGGTGCATGGCCTCTTCACGGTAGGTTTGCGCGTCGGCGTGCAGTGGCAAGATCGTGACCGGGCCCTGATGCGCGCATTGGGCCGCAGCCTCACCCTCGCCCTGGAGCGCACCGAGGCGGCGCGGCACCTGGAAGCCCAGAACAGCGAATTGAACGCCCGCAATCAGACGCTGGCGGCCTTCGAAGAATGGACGCACGACCTCACGGGTGACCTCGACCCATATGAACTGATCGGGCGCGCGCAGGCGTTGTTGCATACCCTTATTTCCCTCAACGCTGCTCTGTACTACGAACGAGAGGGGGAGCGCTGGGTGGTGCGGCGGATGCTGGGCGAGTACGGCAGTGAAGGACTTCGGCGCGCCCATGAAGCCGGGCTCCCCCATGCCACCACCGGCAACCTCCGCATTCCGTTCGAGACAGGTGAGACGTACTACCAGCATGTCTACGACGCTGAGACCGATCAGCTGTCTGGAGACATGACGCACGTGACGGCGACCGCGATGGTGCCGCTCAAGACCTCTCGGGGTGTGCGGGGCATTCTCGGCCTGGGCCTGTTCTCCCGTACTGGATGGGCGCAGGCAGACCGCAACATCATCGAGACGGTGAGGCGAAGTCTGGACTTGGCACTCGACCGGACGGAGAAAGCGGCGGAACTCTTGCGGGAACGCACCTTGCTCACCGAGCGCACGGCAGCCCTCACGGCGGCCAACGAGGAACTTGAAGCCTTTGCGTACAGCGTGTCGCATGACCTACGTACGCCGGTGCGTCACATCCTCGGTTTCAACGATTTGCTGCGCAAAACATTGGGAGATACGGCAGACGTCAAGGCAACGCGATACTTAACTGTAGTGGATGATGCAGCAAGACGCATGAACATCCTCATTGACGCGATGCTTGACCTGTCCCGCATGGCGAGGGTGCCGCTGCGCTTCGGGCCGGTAGACCTGGGAGCGCTGTTGGAGGCGGTTCGCGTGGAATTAGAGCCGGAAATGCAGGACCGCACGGTCCTGTGGGTGATGTCGCCGCTGCCGCTTGTGGCAGGCGATTACGACACCTTGCGGCAGGTCGTGACGAATCTGCTGAGTAATGCCCTCAAGTACACCCTTCCCCGAGACGAGGCGAAAGTCGAGGTGTGGACGGAAGAAGATCCGGAGGAGTGGAGGGTGCTGGTGCGGGACAATGGGGTGGGCTTCGACCCACGCTACGGGGACAAGCTGTTTGGGGTGTTTCAACGCCTGCACCGGGTGGACGAGTTCGAGGGAACAGGCGTGGGCCTCGCCAACGTGCGCCGGATTGTGCAGCGGCACGGTGGGCGGGTGTGGGCACAGGGGACGCCGGGTGAGGGAGCGACGTTCGGCTTTTCGCTGCCCAAGGTGCCCTGA
- a CDS encoding sensor histidine kinase, with amino-acid sequence MTHSEQDYAALPVAVQQRLDALEAQLRDLHTVVQRNATLFAEAPNPAFLLNSQGRITDANAAASGLLGRALDVLLGKRLDQFMSPVSQGSFGTLLKQVSKTSLKQRGEAQLLHLNGAVSDMLVDVILAQHQGDFLHYHVVVTDITTYKQVHQDLLDVEVAQTVVIEKQAATVRSLHQELEQTVTLFVQQLHLPTARAMSFLGLLRQTLGEVQEEVNHPLVNTERSVQQVMNLMASVERYMQARHMRIHLQRVDLQRVFQEVLKNAQPYMVGRVVQITHDPLPTVQGDSQALYLALDEYVANALKFTRGQEKARIHVTVREVEGEYHLGVEDNGTGFNMRSKGKLFRLFGRLHSSKYYEGTGIGLVTVKRVCERFGGRVWGEGKVDQGATFWFAWPKQPSVVA; translated from the coding sequence ATGACGCATTCAGAACAGGACTACGCCGCACTCCCCGTGGCAGTTCAGCAACGGCTCGATGCCCTTGAAGCCCAGCTCCGTGACCTCCACACCGTCGTACAGCGGAACGCTACCCTGTTCGCTGAAGCGCCCAATCCAGCCTTCCTGCTGAACTCCCAGGGCCGCATCACCGACGCCAACGCTGCCGCGAGTGGCTTACTCGGCCGCGCCCTGGACGTACTGCTCGGCAAACGACTCGATCAATTCATGTCGCCCGTCTCTCAGGGATCGTTCGGCACCCTCCTCAAGCAGGTGTCCAAAACCTCCCTCAAGCAACGCGGTGAAGCCCAACTCCTGCACCTCAATGGAGCGGTCTCCGACATGCTCGTTGACGTGATCCTCGCACAGCACCAGGGCGACTTCTTGCATTACCACGTCGTCGTCACGGACATCACCACCTACAAACAGGTGCATCAAGACCTGCTGGACGTTGAAGTCGCGCAGACGGTCGTGATCGAGAAGCAAGCTGCCACCGTGCGCTCGCTTCATCAGGAGCTGGAGCAGACGGTCACCCTCTTTGTTCAGCAACTCCACCTCCCAACTGCCCGTGCCATGAGCTTCCTGGGGCTGCTCCGCCAAACGCTGGGAGAAGTGCAGGAAGAGGTGAACCACCCCTTGGTGAATACGGAGCGGTCCGTTCAGCAGGTCATGAACCTGATGGCCTCTGTAGAGCGGTACATGCAGGCCAGGCACATGCGGATCCACCTGCAACGGGTGGACCTTCAGCGGGTCTTCCAGGAGGTGCTGAAAAACGCTCAGCCGTACATGGTGGGCCGCGTCGTACAGATCACGCACGACCCGCTTCCCACCGTGCAGGGGGACAGCCAGGCGCTCTATCTCGCGCTGGACGAGTATGTGGCGAATGCGCTGAAGTTCACGCGAGGGCAGGAGAAGGCCCGGATTCACGTCACGGTCCGAGAAGTTGAGGGGGAGTATCACCTCGGCGTGGAGGACAACGGAACGGGCTTCAATATGCGCTCGAAGGGCAAACTGTTCCGGCTGTTCGGAAGGCTGCACTCCTCGAAGTACTACGAGGGGACGGGGATTGGATTGGTGACGGTGAAGCGGGTGTGTGAGCGGTTTGGGGGCCGCGTGTGGGGGGAAGGAAAAGTGGATCAGGGGGCGACGTTCTGGTTCGCCTGGCCCAAGCAGCCCAGTGTGGTGGCCTAG
- a CDS encoding BTAD domain-containing putative transcriptional regulator, with protein sequence MSPTWRLHVLGSPSLIRMDGTLVPCDRRVAGLLAYLAVEGPTARHQIAQLFWPDVPASQAGNNLVHALRRLEKQSGAVLIVRQPQLRLAGNISVDLKDLLDGTLSALTGSTGQLEGLELDDAPDFMEWLMAIQERVSIVREQGIRHAIDDAVTRGDVTGALMLARRLLDLDPLSEHGYRALMRLHALDGDRATALKAYRRYKALLDRELGVAPHPDLVQFARDIDAGRLPRAPEHPRIPMAVLRPPHLVGREEAWQMMEDAWVAGKTIYLSGAPGAGKTRLAQDFARSKGAVLYLQGRPGEQDVPFSGAARNARARLAAAPHVRLPAWVKRELARILPEFRQGEAPLPLLDEEERLTFFQAHLEMIRLTSPGFTATITDDIQYYDPATMDLGVFFLSQSATLGGQGNVPHHLIVFRRDEFPPESQRTMERHVSSGSAVRIDVEPLSQPAITQLLATLAIPEALQISGIITHSTGGNVQFVLEAVKHMYETGNFSTEGQTQPMPDTIGTILHQRLQRLSPAAVQVVRAAAVLRTDISIERVAELLNTPLFATAAAWEELELAQVLTGERFSHDLIQENILNTTPAPVRQILHRAAARVLTDHGAAPAVIAGHWRAAGAALQAAAWLHRAAHAAEATLRFQEAADLYRAAAHALTDAGEASQAHAALELAARADIAHAQLPAR encoded by the coding sequence GTGTCCCCCACATGGCGCCTGCACGTCCTGGGCTCCCCCAGCCTGATTCGGATGGACGGCACCCTCGTGCCCTGCGACCGCCGCGTGGCGGGGCTGCTGGCGTATCTCGCTGTTGAAGGTCCCACGGCCCGTCACCAGATCGCCCAGCTGTTCTGGCCGGACGTGCCGGCCAGTCAGGCTGGCAACAACCTGGTTCATGCCCTCCGGCGACTTGAAAAGCAGTCGGGGGCTGTGCTGATCGTCCGCCAGCCGCAACTGCGCCTGGCTGGGAACATCAGCGTCGACCTGAAGGACCTGCTGGACGGCACCCTGTCCGCACTCACCGGCAGCACTGGCCAACTGGAAGGCCTGGAATTGGACGACGCACCCGACTTTATGGAGTGGCTGATGGCCATCCAGGAGCGCGTGAGCATCGTGCGCGAGCAGGGTATTCGGCACGCCATTGATGACGCCGTCACGCGCGGCGACGTGACCGGCGCACTGATGCTCGCCCGCCGGCTGCTTGACCTCGACCCGCTGTCAGAACACGGGTACCGGGCGCTGATGCGCCTGCATGCCCTCGATGGCGACCGGGCGACGGCCCTCAAAGCCTACCGCCGCTACAAAGCGCTGCTGGACCGTGAACTGGGCGTGGCGCCGCACCCGGACCTGGTGCAGTTTGCCCGGGACATTGACGCGGGACGCCTTCCACGCGCGCCTGAACACCCCCGCATCCCGATGGCTGTGCTGCGCCCACCGCACTTGGTGGGCCGTGAGGAAGCGTGGCAGATGATGGAGGACGCCTGGGTTGCGGGGAAAACCATCTACCTGTCCGGCGCGCCCGGCGCCGGTAAAACCCGGCTGGCGCAGGATTTCGCCCGCAGCAAGGGCGCTGTGCTGTACCTGCAGGGCCGTCCGGGTGAACAGGACGTCCCGTTCTCGGGCGCGGCCCGCAACGCCCGGGCGCGGCTGGCCGCTGCCCCCCACGTGCGCCTTCCAGCGTGGGTGAAGCGCGAGCTCGCGCGTATCCTCCCGGAATTTCGTCAAGGCGAAGCGCCATTGCCGCTGCTGGACGAAGAGGAGCGGCTCACCTTCTTCCAGGCACACCTCGAAATGATCCGGTTGACCAGCCCCGGCTTCACGGCCACCATCACTGACGACATTCAGTACTACGACCCGGCCACCATGGACCTGGGTGTGTTCTTTCTGTCGCAGAGCGCCACACTCGGCGGTCAGGGCAATGTCCCCCACCACCTGATCGTCTTCCGGCGCGACGAATTTCCGCCGGAATCGCAGCGCACCATGGAACGGCACGTCAGTTCGGGCAGCGCCGTCCGAATTGACGTGGAACCCCTGTCACAGCCGGCAATCACGCAGTTGCTGGCCACCCTGGCCATCCCCGAGGCGCTGCAGATATCGGGTATCATCACCCACAGCACCGGAGGAAACGTCCAGTTCGTGCTTGAGGCGGTCAAGCACATGTACGAAACCGGCAATTTCAGTACGGAGGGCCAGACGCAACCGATGCCGGACACCATCGGCACCATCCTCCACCAGCGACTTCAGCGACTCTCCCCTGCGGCCGTGCAGGTGGTTCGCGCCGCCGCCGTCTTGCGGACGGACATCTCCATCGAACGGGTCGCTGAACTGCTGAATACACCCCTGTTTGCCACTGCCGCCGCGTGGGAGGAACTCGAGCTGGCTCAGGTACTGACTGGGGAACGCTTCAGCCACGATCTCATTCAGGAAAATATCCTGAACACGACGCCCGCACCGGTCCGGCAGATCCTGCACCGCGCCGCCGCCCGCGTCCTGACAGATCATGGCGCCGCGCCCGCCGTGATTGCCGGGCACTGGCGTGCCGCCGGCGCCGCCCTGCAGGCAGCCGCGTGGCTTCATCGGGCCGCGCACGCTGCAGAAGCGACCTTGCGGTTTCAGGAAGCGGCTGACCTCTACCGCGCCGCTGCACACGCCCTGACGGACGCCGGTGAAGCTTCGCAGGCCCACGCGGCGCTGGAACTCGCTGCGCGCGCGGACATTGCGCACGCTCAGCTTCCCGCACGGTAA
- a CDS encoding AAA family ATPase has product MESTLAGWRLDLLGPGRLVAASTQVMPVAAKALVVLAYLALEGATSRTRLADLLWPEVAEVTARNNLVQLLRRTRQQLGVELVQGSDPVALSPALTVDTRTLSELYLLGGYDEAVIQAGPLLQSLEVQPGSDLAGWLQAQRERLDEQRLAVLRREAVRLENAGDYATAARLADLHVHLDPVSEEAYRRLMRLRYLQGDRDGALQAFASCQATLARELQTEPLPETLALAAEVAQGGHVPQVPPRAAQGRSFARSARLVGREEVWTQLEAAWQAGKLILISGPPGIGKSRLAQDFAMTKGRVVRVEARPGDAGTPFATNTRLARAHLAAQPDVHLPDWVRETLARYLPELRGAVPPAPVRSPEERQVVFDAQFELVRCTSSELAAIVVDDLQYFDHASLALGNALISRAFPFHGGSGIPPHVAVYRSGELAAEQAEVLDGLVRAGLAMHVEVGPLTVEAVEAMLQDIGVPGAARLAPRLARFTGGNPQLIQETLQHLLELGAVHDPPEHLPLPPGVQEVLRRRLGRLSPGALQVVRAAAVLQSDFTTELIAEMLGAPLFDTIHAWEELERAQVLQGTQFTHDLMLEAVRASIPEGVYRLLCRSAARLLERRDGRPSRIARLWKEGGDSRAAMHWFMRAGAEAAANFLLREAAGFYAQAAEAAEAGGRTPLDAAPPGAPLLSRAVDS; this is encoded by the coding sequence ATGGAGTCGACCCTGGCCGGCTGGCGGCTGGACCTGCTTGGACCTGGGCGTCTGGTCGCGGCGTCTACCCAGGTGATGCCGGTCGCGGCCAAGGCTCTGGTGGTGCTGGCGTACCTGGCGCTCGAAGGGGCAACTTCGCGCACCCGCCTCGCGGACCTGCTGTGGCCCGAAGTGGCAGAGGTGACGGCCCGAAACAACCTGGTGCAGTTGCTGCGACGCACCCGTCAGCAGCTGGGCGTGGAGCTGGTGCAGGGCAGCGACCCTGTGGCGTTGTCGCCGGCGCTCACGGTGGACACCCGAACGCTGTCCGAGCTGTACCTGCTTGGCGGGTATGACGAAGCGGTAATCCAGGCGGGACCACTGTTACAGTCGCTGGAGGTGCAGCCCGGTTCGGACCTGGCCGGATGGCTGCAGGCGCAGCGCGAACGGCTGGATGAGCAGCGGCTGGCGGTGCTGCGGCGTGAGGCGGTTCGGTTGGAGAACGCTGGCGACTACGCGACCGCCGCCCGGCTCGCGGACCTGCACGTGCACCTGGACCCCGTATCTGAGGAAGCGTACCGCCGCCTGATGCGCCTGCGGTACCTGCAGGGCGACCGGGACGGGGCACTGCAGGCGTTCGCCTCCTGCCAGGCGACGCTGGCGCGGGAGTTGCAGACCGAGCCGCTACCTGAGACGCTGGCGCTAGCGGCGGAAGTGGCCCAGGGCGGGCATGTCCCGCAGGTGCCGCCGCGCGCCGCACAGGGCCGGAGCTTCGCGCGGTCAGCTCGGTTGGTGGGCCGGGAGGAAGTCTGGACGCAACTGGAGGCAGCGTGGCAGGCGGGCAAGCTGATTCTCATCAGCGGTCCGCCTGGAATCGGGAAAAGCCGGCTCGCGCAGGACTTCGCTATGACCAAAGGACGGGTGGTGCGGGTGGAGGCACGGCCGGGTGACGCGGGGACGCCATTCGCGACGAATACCCGTCTGGCACGCGCGCATCTCGCGGCACAGCCGGATGTGCATCTGCCGGACTGGGTGCGCGAGACGCTGGCGCGGTACCTGCCGGAGTTGCGCGGCGCGGTTCCGCCAGCACCGGTGCGCAGTCCGGAAGAGCGGCAGGTGGTTTTCGATGCCCAGTTCGAGCTGGTGCGCTGCACCAGCTCGGAGCTGGCGGCGATTGTGGTCGATGACCTGCAGTACTTCGACCATGCCAGCCTGGCATTGGGCAACGCGCTCATTTCCAGGGCCTTCCCCTTTCACGGGGGGAGTGGGATTCCCCCGCATGTGGCGGTGTACCGTTCCGGCGAACTGGCTGCCGAGCAGGCCGAGGTGCTGGACGGGTTGGTCCGGGCTGGGCTGGCGATGCACGTGGAAGTGGGCCCGCTCACGGTCGAAGCGGTGGAAGCGATGCTGCAGGACATCGGCGTGCCGGGTGCGGCGCGCCTGGCGCCGCGGCTGGCACGCTTCACCGGCGGCAACCCGCAACTCATCCAGGAGACGCTCCAGCACCTGCTGGAACTTGGCGCGGTGCATGACCCCCCGGAGCACCTGCCGCTGCCGCCGGGCGTTCAGGAAGTGCTGCGGCGGCGGCTGGGCCGCCTGTCACCCGGAGCGCTTCAGGTGGTGCGCGCGGCAGCGGTCTTGCAAAGTGACTTCACCACGGAGCTCATTGCGGAAATGCTGGGTGCGCCCCTGTTCGATACCATTCACGCCTGGGAGGAGCTGGAGCGTGCGCAGGTGCTGCAGGGCACGCAGTTCACGCATGACTTGATGCTCGAAGCGGTCCGCGCAAGCATTCCGGAAGGCGTGTACCGCTTGTTGTGCCGCAGCGCCGCGCGCCTGCTGGAACGGCGAGACGGCCGGCCGTCTCGCATCGCCCGGCTCTGGAAGGAAGGGGGTGACTCGCGCGCCGCCATGCACTGGTTCATGCGCGCCGGAGCGGAAGCCGCCGCGAACTTCCTGTTACGTGAAGCGGCTGGATTCTACGCGCAGGCCGCCGAAGCCGCCGAAGCAGGTGGGCGAACACCCCTGGATGCGGCGCCACCGGGTGCCCCCCTGCTCAGCCGGGCGGTGGACAGCTGA